Proteins from a genomic interval of Medicago truncatula cultivar Jemalong A17 chromosome 3, MtrunA17r5.0-ANR, whole genome shotgun sequence:
- the LOC11413574 gene encoding uncharacterized protein isoform X2 codes for MGSESVVNRNSGGGGGVKAVKEVVTTAKNVVAAVKEIVNCTEQEIYDVLRECDMDPNLAVEKLLSQDTFREVRSKREKRKEMKEATETRPKSKSTGYKGSKISIVNDPGVVQSGFQHAAYKEHGKAVDKQEVGSVGASVTSSTAHYVAKNTKVDSLSTDNGRQSLVSGVSMSDTAQVSQASQPWSVGVSKGHLSMADIVRMGTASQDTISHNDCNSLGVSLSGNLESNLSLPYQNNSELQGFHDKWPVIEQPITGDAQTLNMSSSPKANGPFEHPNLHVTEVSLHKNCNLGAAQVSQEEIASGDNAISAKIESASISNNARPGSHSNSNLKNTPTSNFCSSYEHHEGVSSVVSDLQQLSMKDSNLEEDTVVLPNHLQALGAECSHLSFGTYKGVNNSASSEIFAPNKLSRSRLEMKSAAVDDSLAQFPHASSLNHGDEQFGFDVLKGTSGDQNYNPPAPWEELVKHTVSEKNLGHEYRTTASISDPSLRKSDWVTPSLPLKQPGLQRGNNSSFPGELHNNSNSQDLLAFLLAQSQRARHINAEPSRNNFPLSMSEDMEPSTFGLHNRSAPAQSFTMQPNNHFQQLPDMKAYQSVPKSQSYFANIDSQRAFSDTTAYNISPANMNYNNLLQNRNEFHMSRLPQSIASNAHGYGNLDSSVYYPEGFLSNPSVSNMNSSSNFSELLPSQYNGGHNFSSIQPHDSFSHLDYGTKSRSSFLPEKTQYTFMDQPNQASVSQYASPEYSDFYPSWSQIPEQHNQSGGVQDLLPRQLNQFWQQNY; via the exons ATGGGGAGTGAGAGTGTTGTTAACCGTAACAGCGGCGGCGGTGGAGGAGTGAAGGCGGTGAAAGAAGTTGTTACGACGGCGAAGAATGTCGTTGCGGCGGTTaaagagattgtgaattgtACGGAACAAGAGATCTATGATGTTCTTAGGGAGTGTGATATGGACCCTAATCTCGCTGTTGAGAAGCTTCTCTCTCAAG ATACGTTTCGTGAGGTGAGAAGCAAacgtgaaaaaagaaaagag ATGAAGGAGGCGACAGAGACGAGGCCAAAGAGTAAGAGTACGGGGTATAAGGGAAGCAAAATCAGCATTGTTAATGATCCTGGTGTTGTGCAAAGTGGATTTCAACATGCGGCTTATAAAG AACATGGTAAAGCGGTTGACAAGCAAGAGGTTGGGTCAGTTGGTGCATCGGTTACGTCTTCGACGGCTCATTATGTAGCGAAAAATACAAAAGT CGATTCATTAAGTACTGATAATGGAAGACAGTCATTAGTATCAGGTGTTTCCATGTCAGATACTGCCCAAGTGTCTCAAGCATCTCAACCCTGGTCGGTAGGAGTGAGCAAAGGACATCTTTCGATGGCAGACATTGTAAGAATGGGCACAGCATCTCAAGATACCATTTCACATAACGATTGTAATTCCTTAGGAGTTTCATTATCTGGAAATTTGGAGTCCAACTTGAGTCTGCCCTATCAAAATAATTCTGAGCTACAAGGTTTTCATGATAAGTGGCCTGTAATTGAACAACCAATCACTGGAGATGCACAGACACTAAACATGTCCTCTTCACCGAAGGCTAACGGTCCATTTGAGCATCCTAACTTGCATGTTACTGAAGTAAGTTTACACAAGAACTGTAACTTAGGTGCAGCCCAAGTTTCACAGGAGGAAATCGCTAGTGGTGATAATGCTATTTCTGCAAAAATTGAATCTGCTTCTATATCTAACAACGCTAGACCAGGGTCACATTCCAACTCTAATTTAAAGAATACTCCTACCTCCAATTTTTGTAGTTCTTATGAGCATCATGAAG GTGTGTCATCTGTTGTTTCGGATCTCCAGCAGTTAAGTATGAAAGATTCCAACCTAGAAGAGGATACAGTGGTTCTTCCAAATCATTTACAAGCCTTGGGTGCTGAGTGTTCACATTTGAGTTTTGGTACATACAAGGGTGTCAATAATTCTGCATCTTCTGAGATTTTTGCTCCTAATAAGCTTTCCAGAAGTAGGTTGGAGATGAAATCTGCAGCTGTAGATGATTCTTTGGCTCAGTTCCCGCATGCCAG TTCTCTAAACCATGGTGATGAACAGTTTGGGTTTGATGTTCTTAAAGGAACATCAGGTGATCAAAACTATAACCCTCCAGCTCCTTGGGAAGAGCTTGTGAAACATACTGTTTCTGAGAAAAATCTTGGGCATGAATACAGAACTACAGCTTCTATATCAGATCCTAGTTTGCGAAAATCCGACTGGGTGACTCCTTCATTGCCTTTGAAGCAGCCTGGCTTGCAGAGAGGAAACAATTCTTCTTTTCCGGGAGAGCTG CATAATAATTCAAACTCTCAAGACTTGCTGGCTTTTCTCCTAGCTCAATCACAACGTGCAAGGCACATTAATGCGGAACCATCCAGAAATAATTTTCCCCTCTCCATGTCTGAG GACATGGAACCAAGCACCTTTGGTCTGCATAACAGATCTGCACCTGCCCAGAGTTTTACAATGCAACCCAATAATCACTTTCAACAATTGCCAGACATGAAAGCATATCAATCCGTACCCAAGAGTCAGTCATATTTTGCAAACATTGATTCACAGAGAGCATTTTCAGACACCACTGCATATAATATATCTCCTGCAAACATGAATTACAACAACCTTCTACAAAACAGAAATGAATTCCATATGAGTAGATTGCCTCAGTCCATTGCCAGTAATGCACATGGTTATGGAAATCTTGACTCTTCCGTTTATTATCCTGAAGGCTTTCTGTCTAATCCATCTGTTAGTAACATGAATTCTTCAAGTAACTTCAGCGAGCTTTTGCCTTCTCAATATAATGGTGGACATAACTTCAGCTCTATTCAACCG CATGATAGCTTTTCTCATTTGGATTATGGGACAAAGTCAAGATCTTCATTTCTCCCGGAGAAAACTCAGTATACCTTCATGGACCAACCAAACCAGGCTTCCGTGTCGCAGTATGCAAGTCCTGAATATTCTGATTTCTATCCTTCTTGGAGCCAAATTCCGGAACAACATAACCAGTCAGGTGGTGTTCAAGATCTGTTACCCAGGCAATTGAATCAATTTTGGCAGCAAAACTATTAA
- the LOC11413574 gene encoding uncharacterized protein isoform X1, giving the protein MGSESVVNRNSGGGGGVKAVKEVVTTAKNVVAAVKEIVNCTEQEIYDVLRECDMDPNLAVEKLLSQDTFREVRSKREKRKEMKEATETRPKSKSTGYKGSKISIVNDPGVVQSGFQHAAYKEHGKAVDKQEVGSVGASVTSSTAHYVAKNTKVDSLSTDNGRQSLVSGVSMSDTAQVSQASQPWSVGVSKGHLSMADIVRMGTASQDTISHNDCNSLGVSLSGNLESNLSLPYQNNSELQGFHDKWPVIEQPITGDAQTLNMSSSPKANGPFEHPNLHVTEVSLHKNCNLGAAQVSQEEIASGDNAISAKIESASISNNARPGSHSNSNLKNTPTSNFCSSYEHHEGVSSVVSDLQQLSMKDSNLEEDTVVLPNHLQALGAECSHLSFGTYKGVNNSASSEIFAPNKLSRSRLEMKSAAVDDSLAQFPHASSLNHGDEQFGFDVLKGTSGDQNYNPPAPWEELVKHTVSEKNLGHEYRTTASISDPSLRKSDWVTPSLPLKQPGLQRGNNSSFPGELHNNSNSQDLLAFLLAQSQRARHINAEPSRNNFPLSMSEDMEPSTFGLHNRSAPAQSFTMQPNNHFQQLPDMKAYQSVPKSQSYFANIDSQRAFSDTTAYNISPANMNYNNLLQNRNEFHMSRLPQSIASNAHGYGNLDSSVYYPEGFLSNPSVSNMNSSSNFSELLPSQYNGGHNFSSIQPQHDSFSHLDYGTKSRSSFLPEKTQYTFMDQPNQASVSQYASPEYSDFYPSWSQIPEQHNQSGGVQDLLPRQLNQFWQQNY; this is encoded by the exons ATGGGGAGTGAGAGTGTTGTTAACCGTAACAGCGGCGGCGGTGGAGGAGTGAAGGCGGTGAAAGAAGTTGTTACGACGGCGAAGAATGTCGTTGCGGCGGTTaaagagattgtgaattgtACGGAACAAGAGATCTATGATGTTCTTAGGGAGTGTGATATGGACCCTAATCTCGCTGTTGAGAAGCTTCTCTCTCAAG ATACGTTTCGTGAGGTGAGAAGCAAacgtgaaaaaagaaaagag ATGAAGGAGGCGACAGAGACGAGGCCAAAGAGTAAGAGTACGGGGTATAAGGGAAGCAAAATCAGCATTGTTAATGATCCTGGTGTTGTGCAAAGTGGATTTCAACATGCGGCTTATAAAG AACATGGTAAAGCGGTTGACAAGCAAGAGGTTGGGTCAGTTGGTGCATCGGTTACGTCTTCGACGGCTCATTATGTAGCGAAAAATACAAAAGT CGATTCATTAAGTACTGATAATGGAAGACAGTCATTAGTATCAGGTGTTTCCATGTCAGATACTGCCCAAGTGTCTCAAGCATCTCAACCCTGGTCGGTAGGAGTGAGCAAAGGACATCTTTCGATGGCAGACATTGTAAGAATGGGCACAGCATCTCAAGATACCATTTCACATAACGATTGTAATTCCTTAGGAGTTTCATTATCTGGAAATTTGGAGTCCAACTTGAGTCTGCCCTATCAAAATAATTCTGAGCTACAAGGTTTTCATGATAAGTGGCCTGTAATTGAACAACCAATCACTGGAGATGCACAGACACTAAACATGTCCTCTTCACCGAAGGCTAACGGTCCATTTGAGCATCCTAACTTGCATGTTACTGAAGTAAGTTTACACAAGAACTGTAACTTAGGTGCAGCCCAAGTTTCACAGGAGGAAATCGCTAGTGGTGATAATGCTATTTCTGCAAAAATTGAATCTGCTTCTATATCTAACAACGCTAGACCAGGGTCACATTCCAACTCTAATTTAAAGAATACTCCTACCTCCAATTTTTGTAGTTCTTATGAGCATCATGAAG GTGTGTCATCTGTTGTTTCGGATCTCCAGCAGTTAAGTATGAAAGATTCCAACCTAGAAGAGGATACAGTGGTTCTTCCAAATCATTTACAAGCCTTGGGTGCTGAGTGTTCACATTTGAGTTTTGGTACATACAAGGGTGTCAATAATTCTGCATCTTCTGAGATTTTTGCTCCTAATAAGCTTTCCAGAAGTAGGTTGGAGATGAAATCTGCAGCTGTAGATGATTCTTTGGCTCAGTTCCCGCATGCCAG TTCTCTAAACCATGGTGATGAACAGTTTGGGTTTGATGTTCTTAAAGGAACATCAGGTGATCAAAACTATAACCCTCCAGCTCCTTGGGAAGAGCTTGTGAAACATACTGTTTCTGAGAAAAATCTTGGGCATGAATACAGAACTACAGCTTCTATATCAGATCCTAGTTTGCGAAAATCCGACTGGGTGACTCCTTCATTGCCTTTGAAGCAGCCTGGCTTGCAGAGAGGAAACAATTCTTCTTTTCCGGGAGAGCTG CATAATAATTCAAACTCTCAAGACTTGCTGGCTTTTCTCCTAGCTCAATCACAACGTGCAAGGCACATTAATGCGGAACCATCCAGAAATAATTTTCCCCTCTCCATGTCTGAG GACATGGAACCAAGCACCTTTGGTCTGCATAACAGATCTGCACCTGCCCAGAGTTTTACAATGCAACCCAATAATCACTTTCAACAATTGCCAGACATGAAAGCATATCAATCCGTACCCAAGAGTCAGTCATATTTTGCAAACATTGATTCACAGAGAGCATTTTCAGACACCACTGCATATAATATATCTCCTGCAAACATGAATTACAACAACCTTCTACAAAACAGAAATGAATTCCATATGAGTAGATTGCCTCAGTCCATTGCCAGTAATGCACATGGTTATGGAAATCTTGACTCTTCCGTTTATTATCCTGAAGGCTTTCTGTCTAATCCATCTGTTAGTAACATGAATTCTTCAAGTAACTTCAGCGAGCTTTTGCCTTCTCAATATAATGGTGGACATAACTTCAGCTCTATTCAACCG CAGCATGATAGCTTTTCTCATTTGGATTATGGGACAAAGTCAAGATCTTCATTTCTCCCGGAGAAAACTCAGTATACCTTCATGGACCAACCAAACCAGGCTTCCGTGTCGCAGTATGCAAGTCCTGAATATTCTGATTTCTATCCTTCTTGGAGCCAAATTCCGGAACAACATAACCAGTCAGGTGGTGTTCAAGATCTGTTACCCAGGCAATTGAATCAATTTTGGCAGCAAAACTATTAA